From the genome of Lotus japonicus ecotype B-129 chromosome 6, LjGifu_v1.2, one region includes:
- the LOC130725698 gene encoding cytochrome b561 and DOMON domain-containing protein At5g47530-like, translating to MASNMLVLFVSFSSLLLTSSAQTCNEHTFPNNKVFSNCTDLPQLSSFFHWTYEQATGKLDLAFRHAQIPLTNRWVAWAISPNTLGNLKNYMVGAQALVAIIDSNGATKAYTSSISNYRTVLEKGEISYPNTGLMATYKNNEVTIFATLTLPNHIGSIVHLWQDGPLSGPVPQVHSLDAPHINSKQFLHLV from the coding sequence ATGGCCTCAAACATGTTGGTCCTATTTGTTTCATTTAGTTCTTTGCTTCTGACTTCCTCTGCTCAGACATGCAATGAACACACCTTTCCTAACAACAAGGTGTTCTCTAATTGCACTGATCTTCCTCAATTGTCCTCTTTCTTTCACTGGACCTATGAACAGGCCACTGGGAAACTAGACCTTGCATTCAGACATGCCCAAATCCCTTTAACAAACCGGTGGGTTGCATGGGCTATTAGTCCCAACACTCTGGGCAACCTTAAAAATTATATGGTTGGAGCACAAGCTCTAGTGGCTATCATAGATTCAAATGGTGCCACAAAAGCCTACACTTCCTCCATCTCAAACTACCGCACAGTTTTAGAAAAGGGAGAAATAAGTTATCCGAACACTGGCTTAATGGCTACCTATAAGAATAATGAGGTGACCATTTTTGCAACCCTTACTCTTCCCAATCATATTGGCTCCATTGTCCACCTTTGGCAAGATGGTCCTCTCTCTGGCCCTGTCCCCCAAGTCCATAGCTTGGATGCTCCTCACATTAACTCCAAGCAGTTTTTGCATTTGGTTTAA
- the LOC130724329 gene encoding cytochrome b561 and DOMON domain-containing protein At5g47530-like, giving the protein MLVSDMLMRVAFCFSVFTSLILTTTAHTQTCRCSKYTFPNKEVFATCRDLPHSPSFLHWTYQPATGNLDIAFRHSGIENPTNTWVAWAINPNNNLIQAMPGAQALVAVPAQTCGAVMRGYTCSISSYNTVLEESNISYPYSNLMVTFQNNEVTIFAKLTLPKCTTSLVHLWQSGSVSDSVPEVHDMASANLNSKEILHLVSPPT; this is encoded by the coding sequence ATGCTGGTGTCAGACATGTTGATGAGGGTTGCTTTCTGCTTCTCTGTTTTCACCTCCCTAATTCTCACAACCACCGCACACACTCAAACCTGCAGATGCAGCAAATACACTTTCCCTAACAAGGAGGTTTTCGCCACATGCCGTGATCTTCCTCACTCCCCCTCTTTCCTTCACTGGACCTATCAACCCGCCACCGGCAACCTCGACATCGCATTCAGACATTCTGGAATTGAAAATCCCACAAATACTTGGGTGGCATGGGCtatcaaccccaacaacaacCTCATTCAAGCTATGCCGGGAGCACAAGCTCTGGTTGCTGTCCCTGCACAAACATGTGGTGCTGTCATGAGAGGCTACACTTGTTCAATCTCAAGCTACAACACTGTGTTGGAAGAGAGTAATATCAGTTACCCTTACTCCAATTTGATGGTGACATTTCAGAACAATGAGGTTACCATTTTTGCTAAGCTTACTCTTCCGAAATGTACCACCTCGTTGGTCCACCTCTGGCAAAGTGGTTCTGTTTCTGATTCTGTCCCTGAAGTGCATGACATGGCTTCTGCTAACCTCAACTCCAAGGAGATCTTGCATCTAGTTTCTCCTCCTACCTGA